A window of Mangifera indica cultivar Alphonso chromosome 11, CATAS_Mindica_2.1, whole genome shotgun sequence contains these coding sequences:
- the LOC123228777 gene encoding disease resistance-like protein DSC1, producing MHLKWIPDLSLAQNLESLISEGCVSLSEITPLTQSLNKLSLLNLKFCLELSNIPDLFIVSRLKNPPTGIRSKYLREVILSGCSNLRVAPNISCNVVWLYLDGTAIKELPLIEYPSRLVTLDLSNCSNPESVPERICELKCLESLNLSGCWKIESLPRDLGNLEALLNFKVDDNAIREEPPSIVRLNKQQELSLRRCMGDEVMGLVLPPLSGLNILPDSLSRLSSLERLYLSKNNFESIPESIKDLSKLYNLNISCCERLQRLLELPSGQHVVAYHFCSLPNQ from the exons ATGCATCTGAAATGGATCCCAGATCTTTCCTTGGCTCAGAATTTAGAGAGCTTGATATCAGAAGGTTGTGTTAGTTTGTCTGAGATCACTCCCCTTACTCAGAGTCTCAACAAGCTTTCTTTACTGAATCTAAAATTCTGTCTGGAGCTATCCAATATCCCAGACCTTTTTATTGTCTC ACGCCTTAAAAATCCCCCAACTGGAATCCGCTCAAAATATCTCAGAGAAGTTATTCTATCTGGCTGTTCAAATCTCAGGGTGGCTCCTAATATCTCATGTAATGTAGTGTGGTTATATTTAGATGGCACAGCAATAAAAGAATTGCCTCTGATTGAGTATCCATCAAGACTAGTTACATTGGATCTTAGTAACTGCTCCAACCCTGAAAGTGTCCCAGAAAGAATTTGTGAGTTGAAATGTCTTGAGAGTCTTAATCTCTCTGGTTGCTGGAAAATTGAAAGTTTGCCTCGTGATTTGGGAAATTTAGAAGCATTGTTGAATTTCAAAGTTGATGATAATGCCATAAGAGAAGAACCACCATCCATTGTACGTTTGAACAAACAGCAAGAGTTATCCTTAAGAAGATGCATGGGTGATGAGGTAATGGGTTTAGTATTGCCCCCATTATCAGGCTTGAACATTTTGCCTGATAGTCTCAGCAGATTGTCTTCTTTAGAAAGGTTATATCTAAGCAAAAACAATTTTGAGAGCATACCAGAAAGTATCAAAGATCTTTCTAAATTGTATAATCTGAACATAAGCTGTTGTGAGAGGCTACAACGCTTATTGGAGCTTCCAAGTGGTCAACATGTTGTAGCGTACCATTTCTGTTCTCTTCCAAATCAATGA
- the LOC123228779 gene encoding amino acid permease 8-like, which yields MGSYMFGPVQFLKCCFVLINGGTLWTGTAHAFTAILGSGILSLPWSVAQLGWIMGPFVLVTFAAITCCAAVMFSDCYRSPDPITGRRNCTYIDAVRAILGPTDLLVCSILQYIMLWGTMIGYTITATISAASLKKSTCFHEKGQNASCGVSGNLYMLIFGAIEIILSQCPNLEKITFLSIIASVTSFLYSAIALCLSIAKFSSHLEFKGTFKVANGGTGLPTSTKIWHAFQGLGNIAFAYGYANILLEIQDTLKSPPPENTVMKKVSLNAIGATTLFYVSLGCMGYAAYGNDAPGNILAVYNNLFWLVDIANLAVVIHLIGAYQVFSQPLFAKHETWIGTRWPTSFFNTVHTVELPFIKKYTIRFTLSKLLLRTIFVIFTTAIAMVFPFFNAILGLLGAVSFWPLTVYLPMSMYIVQAKIKRGSSKWIMFQILGLSCLIVTLLSAIGSFADILEQMKHAKLFHLQI from the exons ATGGGCTCTTATATGTTCGGCCCAGTCCAGTTtctaaaatgttgttttgttttgattaatggAGGAACTTTGTGGACGGGAACAGCCCATGCATTTACTGCGATACTTGGTTCAGGTATTTTGTCATTGCCATGGAGCGTGGCTCAACTTGGTTGGATTATGGGACCCTTCGTTCTTGTTACCTTTGCAGCTATTACTTGTTGCGCTGCTGTTATGTTCTCTGATTGCTATCGAAGTCCTGATCCTATCACCGGAAGAAGAAACTGCACTTACATTGATGCCGTGAGAGCTATCTTAG GTCCAACCGATTTACTGGTTTGTAGTATACTGCAATATATAATGTTATGGGGAACAATGATTGGCTACACAATTACAGCCACCATTAGTGCAGC GAGTTTGAAGAAATCAACTTGTTTCCATGAGAAGGGACAGAACGCATCATGTGGAGTATCAGGAAACCTATACATGCTAATATTTGGAGCAATTGAAATTATTCTATCTCAATGCCCTAACTTGGAGAAAATAACATTCCTATCCATCATTGCCTCTGTTACATCTTTTCTATATTCTGCTATCGCACTTTGCTTATCGATTGCGAAATTTTCCTCTCATCTTGAGTTCAAAGGAACTTTCAAGGTTGCCAATGGTGGTACAGGCTTACCTACGTCGACAAAGATTTGGCATGCCTTTCAAGGCCTCGGAAACATTGCTTTTGCCTACGGCTATGCCAATATACTACTTGAAATCCAG GATACATTGAAGTCTCCCCCACCTGAAAATACTGTAATGAAGAAAGTGTCATTGAATGCAATTGGTGCAACGACGCTGTTTTACGTTTCTCTTGGATGCATGGGTTATGCTGCCTATGGAAATGATGCTCCTGGAAATATTCTTGCTGTATATAATAATCTATTCTGGCTTGTCGACATTGCTAACCTTGCTGTGGTTATACATTTGATTGGAGCTTATCAG GTATTTTCTCAACCACTTTTTGCCAAGCATGAGACGTGGATTGGAACAAGGTGGCCAACTTCATTTTTCAATACTGTTCACACAGTTGAACTCCCATTCATAAAAAAGTACACAATCCGCTTCACCTTGAGCAAGCTTCTGCTGCGAACAATATTCGTTATTTTCACGACAGCCATAGCGATGGTGTTCCCATTCTTCAATGCGATTCTTGGCCTTCTAGGAGCAGTTTCTTTCTGGCCACTGACTGTGTATTTGCCTATGAGCATGTACATTGTGCAAGCAAAGATCAAAAGAGGAAGCTCTAAATGGATAATGTTTCAAATTCTGGGGTTGTCATGCTTGATTGTAACGCTCCTTTCTGCAATTGGTTCATTTGCAGATATTTTAGAGCAAATGAAGCATGCGAAACTGTTTCATCTTCAAATCTAG